In Lacerta agilis isolate rLacAgi1 chromosome 1, rLacAgi1.pri, whole genome shotgun sequence, the following proteins share a genomic window:
- the BDNF gene encoding brain-derived neurotrophic factor isoform X1, whose product MGGGDEKDVAVAIQSVSLEFHQVKRVMTILFLTMVISYFSCMKAAPMKELSIRGPGSLAYPGLRTQGNLENLGGPNDASRGLTSLADTFEHVIEELLDEQQVIQPSKENKDADLYSSRVMLSSQVPLEPPLLFLLEEYKNYLDAANMSMRVRRHSDPARRGELSVCDSTSEWVTAAEKKTAVDMSGATVTVLEKVPVPKGQLKQYFYETKCNSKGYTKEGCRGIDKRYWNSQCRTTQSYVRALTMDNKKRVGWRFIRIDTSCVCTLTIKRGR is encoded by the exons ATGGGAGGTGGAGATGAAAAGGATGTGGCAGTAGCAATACAGTCTGTGAGCCTTGAG TTCCACCAAGTGAAAAGAGTGATGACCATCCTTTTCCTTACTATGGTTATTTCATACTTCAGTTGCATGAAAGCTGCCCCAATGAAAGAATTGAGCATCAGAGGACCAGGCAGCTTGGCTTATCCCGGTCTCCGGACACAGGGAAACCTGGAGAACCTCGGCGGGCCAAATGACGCCTCCAGAGGATTGACGTCCTTGGCGGACACTTTTGAACATGTCATAGAGGAACTCCTGGATGAGCAgcaggtcatccagcccagcaagGAAAACAAGGATGCCGACTTGTACTCATCTCGGGTGATGCTAAGCAGTCAAGTGCCTTTGGAGCCACCACTGCTCTTTCTGCTTGAGGAGTATAAAAACTACTTGGATGCTGCAAACATGTCCATGAGGGTCCGGCGTCACTCCGACCCAGCTCGCCGCGGGGAGCTGAGTGTGTGTGACAGTACGAGCGAGTGGGTGACGGCGGCTGAGAAAAAAACTGCGGTGGACATGTCAGGGGCAACCGTTACAGTCCTGGAAAAAGTCCCGGTACCCAAAGGCCAACTGAAGCAATATTTTTATGAGACCAAATGCAACTCCAAGGGTTATACGAAAGAGGGCTGCCGGGGCATAGACAAGAGGTACTGGAATTCCCAGTGCCGAACTACCCAGTCTTATGTGCGAGCTCTCACTATGGATAACAAGAAGAGAGTTGGATGGCGGTTTATAAGAATAGACACTTCTTGTGTTTGTACACTGACCATAAAAAGGGGAAGATAG
- the BDNF gene encoding brain-derived neurotrophic factor isoform X2, which translates to MFHQVKRVMTILFLTMVISYFSCMKAAPMKELSIRGPGSLAYPGLRTQGNLENLGGPNDASRGLTSLADTFEHVIEELLDEQQVIQPSKENKDADLYSSRVMLSSQVPLEPPLLFLLEEYKNYLDAANMSMRVRRHSDPARRGELSVCDSTSEWVTAAEKKTAVDMSGATVTVLEKVPVPKGQLKQYFYETKCNSKGYTKEGCRGIDKRYWNSQCRTTQSYVRALTMDNKKRVGWRFIRIDTSCVCTLTIKRGR; encoded by the coding sequence TTCCACCAAGTGAAAAGAGTGATGACCATCCTTTTCCTTACTATGGTTATTTCATACTTCAGTTGCATGAAAGCTGCCCCAATGAAAGAATTGAGCATCAGAGGACCAGGCAGCTTGGCTTATCCCGGTCTCCGGACACAGGGAAACCTGGAGAACCTCGGCGGGCCAAATGACGCCTCCAGAGGATTGACGTCCTTGGCGGACACTTTTGAACATGTCATAGAGGAACTCCTGGATGAGCAgcaggtcatccagcccagcaagGAAAACAAGGATGCCGACTTGTACTCATCTCGGGTGATGCTAAGCAGTCAAGTGCCTTTGGAGCCACCACTGCTCTTTCTGCTTGAGGAGTATAAAAACTACTTGGATGCTGCAAACATGTCCATGAGGGTCCGGCGTCACTCCGACCCAGCTCGCCGCGGGGAGCTGAGTGTGTGTGACAGTACGAGCGAGTGGGTGACGGCGGCTGAGAAAAAAACTGCGGTGGACATGTCAGGGGCAACCGTTACAGTCCTGGAAAAAGTCCCGGTACCCAAAGGCCAACTGAAGCAATATTTTTATGAGACCAAATGCAACTCCAAGGGTTATACGAAAGAGGGCTGCCGGGGCATAGACAAGAGGTACTGGAATTCCCAGTGCCGAACTACCCAGTCTTATGTGCGAGCTCTCACTATGGATAACAAGAAGAGAGTTGGATGGCGGTTTATAAGAATAGACACTTCTTGTGTTTGTACACTGACCATAAAAAGGGGAAGATAG
- the BDNF gene encoding brain-derived neurotrophic factor isoform X3, which produces MTILFLTMVISYFSCMKAAPMKELSIRGPGSLAYPGLRTQGNLENLGGPNDASRGLTSLADTFEHVIEELLDEQQVIQPSKENKDADLYSSRVMLSSQVPLEPPLLFLLEEYKNYLDAANMSMRVRRHSDPARRGELSVCDSTSEWVTAAEKKTAVDMSGATVTVLEKVPVPKGQLKQYFYETKCNSKGYTKEGCRGIDKRYWNSQCRTTQSYVRALTMDNKKRVGWRFIRIDTSCVCTLTIKRGR; this is translated from the coding sequence ATGACCATCCTTTTCCTTACTATGGTTATTTCATACTTCAGTTGCATGAAAGCTGCCCCAATGAAAGAATTGAGCATCAGAGGACCAGGCAGCTTGGCTTATCCCGGTCTCCGGACACAGGGAAACCTGGAGAACCTCGGCGGGCCAAATGACGCCTCCAGAGGATTGACGTCCTTGGCGGACACTTTTGAACATGTCATAGAGGAACTCCTGGATGAGCAgcaggtcatccagcccagcaagGAAAACAAGGATGCCGACTTGTACTCATCTCGGGTGATGCTAAGCAGTCAAGTGCCTTTGGAGCCACCACTGCTCTTTCTGCTTGAGGAGTATAAAAACTACTTGGATGCTGCAAACATGTCCATGAGGGTCCGGCGTCACTCCGACCCAGCTCGCCGCGGGGAGCTGAGTGTGTGTGACAGTACGAGCGAGTGGGTGACGGCGGCTGAGAAAAAAACTGCGGTGGACATGTCAGGGGCAACCGTTACAGTCCTGGAAAAAGTCCCGGTACCCAAAGGCCAACTGAAGCAATATTTTTATGAGACCAAATGCAACTCCAAGGGTTATACGAAAGAGGGCTGCCGGGGCATAGACAAGAGGTACTGGAATTCCCAGTGCCGAACTACCCAGTCTTATGTGCGAGCTCTCACTATGGATAACAAGAAGAGAGTTGGATGGCGGTTTATAAGAATAGACACTTCTTGTGTTTGTACACTGACCATAAAAAGGGGAAGATAG